A single window of Marivivens aquimaris DNA harbors:
- a CDS encoding ADP-ribosylglycohydrolase family protein has protein sequence MLRNSTSHPLRIDSLPVGNGHLGLTLCPGKKGDSVFGAGWDRDLDIDLDAIKAWGAQAVVTLVEDSELELLSVTGLGDATRARGMDWHHFPIPDLDVPTPKAKAHWRQLAPRLHSILETGGRVLVHCRGGLGRAGTVAALLLVDRGHPAGEAMALVRAARSGAIETPVQERFVRDYARHDGLSLIRLHASLLGGAIGDSLGADIEFLSLTEIRRRFPTGISELPIHMGLHGAITDDTQMTLFTVEGIIRAQVRGILKGICHPPSVIHHALLRWFKTQGGKPQVQTDDVGLVNDPRLRVCRAPGNTCLSSLAASAHFGDPARNNSKGCGTIMRVAPIGLMFPREQVRAMAIETSALTHGHPTGQLAAAAWAEMLADVTAGADLEESATRTAETYARLTEGEETARAIQAALRAPRDGSGETVESLGGGWIAEEALSIALYACLAGGSFEEALLIAATHGGDSDSTAAVAGNMLGLLDPAAVLQHRWAEIVEGADIISQLVRDYRELSSDSGAAEDLFEVYPGG, from the coding sequence TTGCTTCGGAACAGCACATCTCACCCCCTTCGCATCGACAGCTTGCCTGTTGGCAACGGTCATCTCGGCCTGACCCTGTGTCCCGGTAAAAAAGGCGACAGTGTCTTTGGCGCGGGATGGGACCGCGATCTGGACATTGATCTCGATGCAATCAAGGCTTGGGGCGCGCAAGCCGTTGTGACCCTAGTCGAGGACTCGGAGTTAGAGCTGCTTTCTGTCACGGGTCTTGGCGATGCGACCAGGGCACGAGGTATGGACTGGCACCACTTCCCGATCCCCGATCTGGATGTACCAACGCCAAAGGCCAAGGCGCACTGGCGCCAATTGGCGCCCCGCCTTCATAGCATTCTGGAAACTGGCGGCCGTGTGCTGGTCCATTGCCGAGGGGGACTGGGGCGTGCGGGAACCGTTGCAGCCCTTCTGCTGGTTGATCGCGGGCATCCAGCAGGCGAGGCCATGGCCCTCGTCCGTGCCGCGCGGTCAGGAGCCATTGAAACGCCGGTACAGGAACGCTTTGTTCGCGACTACGCCCGACATGACGGGCTGTCGCTTATCCGACTGCACGCCAGCCTTCTGGGTGGGGCGATCGGCGACAGTTTGGGTGCCGATATCGAATTCCTTTCTCTAACCGAAATTCGCCGTCGTTTTCCGACCGGCATTTCGGAGTTGCCAATACACATGGGGCTGCACGGCGCTATCACAGATGACACCCAGATGACCCTGTTCACGGTCGAAGGGATCATCCGCGCGCAGGTCCGCGGCATTCTCAAGGGTATCTGCCACCCGCCGTCCGTGATCCATCACGCGCTGCTGCGTTGGTTCAAAACCCAAGGTGGCAAACCGCAGGTTCAGACTGATGATGTGGGACTGGTCAACGACCCGCGCCTACGGGTCTGCCGCGCGCCTGGCAATACCTGCCTGTCATCCTTGGCAGCGAGCGCGCATTTTGGGGACCCTGCGCGAAACAACAGCAAAGGATGCGGCACCATTATGCGTGTGGCCCCGATCGGCTTGATGTTCCCCCGCGAACAGGTCCGTGCGATGGCTATCGAGACATCTGCTCTGACGCATGGCCACCCAACCGGCCAGCTTGCAGCTGCAGCCTGGGCGGAAATGCTTGCCGATGTCACGGCAGGTGCCGACCTTGAGGAGAGTGCGACCCGGACTGCAGAAACCTATGCGCGACTGACCGAGGGCGAAGAGACTGCGCGGGCAATCCAGGCTGCGCTCCGCGCGCCGCGGGACGGTTCGGGAGAAACCGTTGAATCTCTCGGTGGCGGCTGGATCGCCGAGGAAGCGCTGTCCATCGCGCTTTATGCCTGCCTTGCTGGAGGCTCTTTCGAAGAGGCTCTACTGATTGCGGCTACCCATGGTGGAGACAGCGATTCAACAGCGGCGGTTGCCGGGAATATGCTGGGTCTGCTTGATCCTGCAGCTGTGCTTCAACACCGTTGGGCCGAAATCGTTGAAGGGGCAGACATCATCTCGCAGCTGGTACGGGATTACAGGGAGCTTTCATCTGACAGTGGTGCGGCGGAGGATCTCTTCGAGGTTTATCCGGGCGGTTAG
- a CDS encoding Fic family protein produces MVLEEVIYGQQSGQKAGQVTTPDDGETVGLFEPLMVSEGAPARAGLNDLALELAEKSAAFRSGLPSSVSEALADLVRAMNCYYSNLIEGHDTHPIDIERAMQGDYSADPKKRNLQLEAKAHVAVQKWIDEDGMAEQPTAPTSIIELHRRFCELLPPELLFVENPKTGEKIPVVPGELRTRYVEVGRHVAISPGAVPRFLERMHKAYSLPGRIEPILAAACAHHRLLWVHPFLDGNGRVARLMSYAMLRKTLDTHGLWSVARGLARQEAAYKEHLASCDGPRRGDRDGRGTLSEAALASFADFFLRTCIDQVEFMESLMRPDRLRDRILIWAEEEIRAGALPPKSDTVLKAVLYQGQIERGEVESILGTSDRTARRVTSALLEAGALSSTSTRAPLKLAFPAKYAGRWMPGLFPEKDT; encoded by the coding sequence GTGGTTTTAGAAGAGGTGATTTATGGCCAGCAAAGCGGCCAGAAAGCAGGACAAGTGACAACCCCGGATGATGGAGAAACGGTAGGACTGTTCGAGCCACTCATGGTTTCTGAAGGTGCACCAGCGCGCGCGGGTCTAAACGATCTCGCGCTCGAGCTTGCAGAAAAATCTGCCGCGTTCCGGAGCGGGTTGCCTTCCTCCGTCTCGGAGGCGTTGGCAGATCTCGTGCGGGCGATGAACTGCTACTACAGTAACCTCATCGAAGGGCACGACACCCATCCCATCGACATCGAACGCGCGATGCAGGGCGACTATAGCGCCGACCCCAAGAAGCGGAACCTTCAGCTCGAAGCCAAAGCGCATGTCGCGGTCCAGAAATGGATCGACGAGGACGGCATGGCGGAACAGCCAACCGCGCCCACGTCCATTATCGAGCTGCATCGCCGCTTCTGCGAGCTGCTGCCGCCTGAGCTTCTCTTCGTCGAAAACCCGAAGACGGGCGAAAAAATACCTGTTGTGCCCGGCGAGTTGCGGACGCGCTACGTTGAAGTCGGGCGGCACGTTGCCATCAGCCCTGGCGCGGTGCCGCGATTTCTCGAACGTATGCACAAGGCTTACAGCCTCCCCGGCAGGATCGAACCAATCCTTGCTGCGGCTTGCGCGCATCACCGGCTTCTGTGGGTACACCCTTTCCTCGACGGGAACGGGCGTGTTGCCCGCCTGATGTCTTACGCCATGCTGCGCAAAACGCTCGATACACACGGGCTCTGGTCTGTGGCGCGCGGGCTTGCACGACAAGAGGCGGCCTACAAGGAGCACCTGGCCTCCTGCGACGGTCCTCGTCGCGGAGATCGTGACGGCCGCGGCACGTTGAGCGAAGCCGCGCTTGCCTCCTTCGCAGACTTCTTCTTGCGCACATGTATCGACCAGGTGGAATTCATGGAAAGTCTGATGCGACCTGATCGTCTGCGTGACCGCATCCTGATCTGGGCCGAAGAAGAAATCCGCGCCGGAGCGTTGCCTCCAAAATCCGATACCGTGTTGAAAGCCGTCCTCTATCAGGGGCAGATCGAACGTGGAGAGGTCGAGTCCATACTTGGCACGAGCGATCGCACCGCACGACGGGTGACGTCTGCGCTACTTGAAGCGGGGGCTTTGTCATCGACCTCGACCCGCGCGCCGCTCAAGCTGGCGTTTCCTGCCAAGTATGCAGGTCGGTGGATGCCCGGGCTGTTTCCTGAAAAAGACACATGA
- a CDS encoding TrbC/VirB2 family protein produces the protein MTSRKRQSVLRTRATVALGAIALIVLAGPALAQSIDLSPVQTLLQGIVDAITGPLGIVIGTLALIGVFLSWLFGILDFRQALWVVVAIAGIAAAPTIVAAIWTT, from the coding sequence ATGACATCGAGGAAACGTCAAAGCGTGCTCCGCACGCGGGCGACCGTCGCGCTCGGCGCGATAGCCCTTATCGTGCTGGCGGGTCCAGCGCTCGCGCAGAGCATCGACCTCTCGCCGGTGCAGACCCTGCTTCAAGGCATCGTCGATGCGATCACCGGTCCCTTGGGGATAGTGATCGGAACGCTGGCGCTGATCGGGGTGTTCCTTTCCTGGCTCTTTGGCATCCTCGATTTCCGTCAGGCGCTCTGGGTGGTGGTCGCGATCGCGGGCATCGCCGCGGCTCCCACAATCGTCGCCGCCATCTGGACCACCTGA
- a CDS encoding lytic transglycosylase domain-containing protein, whose amino-acid sequence MAANATPRLRSKAADRATALVVALGTGVCSAPSALADGFIFSVGPDGQLISTSQEANERLFLFAEPRVPDATSETAIPARSAAHATPEILHAIETTALRYAGHGALRRAGLSVTDWALLYRANIEVESAYNPAARSPVGAIGLGQLMPDTARDLGVDPHDIAQNLDGSARYLLMMLDQFGEGSLALAAYNAGPEAVTRHGGIPPFRETQGHVARVTAVFERLRGDLS is encoded by the coding sequence GTGGCCGCGAACGCCACGCCGCGCCTCCGGTCAAAGGCAGCTGACCGCGCGACTGCGCTCGTCGTTGCTTTGGGTACAGGCGTTTGTTCCGCGCCCTCGGCCCTTGCCGACGGTTTCATCTTTTCGGTTGGTCCAGACGGCCAATTGATTTCCACTTCTCAAGAGGCAAACGAGCGCCTTTTTCTCTTCGCAGAACCTCGCGTTCCTGACGCAACGAGCGAGACAGCGATCCCGGCTCGATCCGCCGCCCACGCCACCCCAGAAATCCTCCATGCGATCGAGACCACGGCGCTACGGTATGCCGGGCATGGTGCGCTGCGTCGCGCGGGGCTTTCCGTCACTGATTGGGCGCTCCTTTACCGAGCCAACATTGAAGTCGAGAGCGCATACAATCCGGCTGCACGTAGCCCTGTCGGTGCCATAGGCCTCGGGCAGCTTATGCCGGATACTGCCCGCGACCTCGGCGTCGACCCACATGACATTGCGCAGAACCTCGACGGATCAGCTCGCTACCTGCTGATGATGCTCGACCAGTTCGGCGAGGGCTCTCTGGCCCTTGCGGCATACAACGCTGGTCCGGAGGCGGTCACACGCCACGGCGGCATCCCCCCTTTTCGCGAAACCCAAGGGCATGTGGCCCGTGTGACGGCCGTGTTTGAGCGGCTCAGAGGAGATCTTTCATGA
- a CDS encoding type IV secretion system protein VirB3, with translation MADQSRVFIGLLRPPKLMGLPIMYAMVWLFGSTLLFLWVQSWVVALFAGLAWPALWKAADWDPNFLDVLVITLQETPPTTNRKLHGGDSYAP, from the coding sequence ATGGCTGACCAGTCCCGCGTGTTCATCGGCCTTCTCAGGCCACCCAAGCTGATGGGCTTGCCGATCATGTACGCCATGGTCTGGCTCTTCGGCTCGACGCTCCTGTTCCTCTGGGTGCAGAGCTGGGTGGTAGCATTGTTCGCGGGACTGGCCTGGCCGGCGCTCTGGAAGGCCGCGGACTGGGATCCGAACTTTCTCGATGTCCTGGTGATCACCTTGCAAGAAACCCCGCCCACGACGAACCGCAAGCTGCACGGGGGCGACAGCTATGCCCCGTGA
- a CDS encoding PD-(D/E)XK nuclease family protein, whose amino-acid sequence MFYPFLVADPRSGLHYRLTDTGLAELSLAPKAQEWVPGRVIAEEPHPVWQESLANAPVETMSAVSAALEGLVLATADLRVPSAGAMGDSRAGRHLDALIALWRKLGDALPEGLAAVRHVLDLPHGRFLDPLPVVEGSLDPHAPAAMKALYGRLKDEFGAVAAPAEGRAAREWARLNALQGGVAEAAIEAGPKDDSLAFYGLRDVAACADFAAARARALIESGIPAREIAVLASGDPRQIARAFAEQGVPISGLPASLPERDIVGETALQLALAKRTPTPAMVLASLALSPLMPWSAQTGRDLAESIMNGDFRGDVLSPTQAHKDLWTDMRASAGSLAQLRFLIDRICERIAQGNEVRARLSIPPGEGSPDWEAILRGIQIASPSSPDPERNLEGVSLWSAHETPWRQCRHLIITDFTDGRYPTRPRANPLFLDSEITAIRTTTGLQLRGRAEGLAESLFLFDQQLQAVAESVTFLVPWRDLSGVRQQPSAGLSLVARAISDVEEAHDLILDLSRLPPGDWPVAHHRLPPLPESDELPEALSFPGLDLLALRRKDDGTSKPQSPSRLETLLVSPLAWLLDEVGAGDMSWSAEELDVMAKGNIAHDVFEHVFLKDQPLPEPAALTAAVAEAYDRALTRHAGFLRSASWEMERSGLEREILQAALRWREHLLALGAKIIGNEIWLAGEAHGINLHGKADAILELPDGTLLVVDHKKSGTSARRRRMEAGWDLQAGLYRDMLARPIRRDGDGMDPLIGRQVGIAYHLMNDGGLLTSGHVPAEGSPARDMGDAVNDAAVAMLAERLAQLGAGRVVLNTSADEGFFKKEAGFTPYALTDGSTLVTAFIRQIEEV is encoded by the coding sequence ATGTTCTACCCTTTTCTCGTCGCCGATCCCCGCTCCGGCCTACATTACCGTTTGACCGATACCGGTCTTGCAGAGCTATCACTTGCCCCCAAAGCCCAAGAATGGGTGCCTGGGCGAGTGATAGCGGAAGAGCCTCACCCGGTGTGGCAAGAGAGCTTGGCCAATGCACCGGTCGAGACAATGTCGGCCGTCAGCGCGGCGTTGGAAGGTCTGGTGCTGGCCACTGCCGATCTGCGCGTTCCATCAGCGGGCGCGATGGGCGACAGCCGTGCAGGGCGACATCTGGATGCTCTGATCGCACTTTGGCGCAAGCTGGGTGACGCATTGCCCGAGGGGCTGGCCGCGGTCCGCCATGTTCTGGACCTGCCGCATGGACGGTTTCTTGACCCATTGCCGGTTGTTGAGGGGTCCCTTGACCCGCATGCACCAGCCGCGATGAAGGCGCTTTATGGAAGACTTAAGGATGAATTCGGGGCTGTGGCTGCACCCGCTGAGGGGCGCGCGGCTCGTGAATGGGCACGGCTGAACGCTTTGCAGGGCGGGGTAGCCGAGGCAGCAATCGAGGCCGGGCCAAAGGATGACAGCCTCGCCTTTTATGGTTTGCGCGATGTGGCTGCCTGCGCTGATTTTGCCGCCGCCCGCGCGCGTGCCCTGATCGAAAGTGGCATCCCGGCACGGGAGATTGCTGTGCTGGCCTCTGGTGACCCACGCCAGATCGCGCGTGCATTTGCCGAGCAGGGCGTGCCGATTTCCGGACTTCCCGCCAGCCTGCCAGAGCGCGACATCGTTGGTGAAACAGCACTTCAACTGGCGTTAGCCAAGCGCACACCCACACCTGCGATGGTCCTTGCAAGTCTCGCATTGTCACCGCTGATGCCATGGTCAGCCCAAACCGGGCGCGACCTTGCCGAAAGCATTATGAATGGTGACTTTCGCGGCGATGTCCTGTCGCCCACCCAAGCGCACAAAGACCTTTGGACGGACATGCGCGCCTCAGCCGGCAGCCTTGCGCAACTGCGTTTCCTGATCGACCGTATCTGTGAGCGCATTGCGCAAGGGAACGAGGTTCGAGCCCGTCTGTCGATCCCGCCCGGCGAGGGTAGCCCAGACTGGGAAGCTATCCTGCGAGGTATCCAGATTGCATCCCCGTCAAGTCCCGATCCAGAGCGCAACCTTGAAGGTGTAAGCCTCTGGTCCGCGCACGAAACTCCGTGGCGGCAATGCCGACATCTGATCATCACGGATTTCACTGACGGTCGGTATCCGACCCGGCCTCGCGCCAACCCGCTGTTTCTGGACAGCGAAATCACTGCAATTCGAACCACCACCGGTTTGCAGCTTCGCGGGAGGGCAGAGGGTTTGGCTGAAAGCCTCTTCCTCTTTGACCAGCAGCTTCAGGCGGTTGCGGAGTCTGTGACATTTCTGGTCCCGTGGCGCGATCTGTCGGGCGTGCGGCAGCAACCTTCAGCTGGGCTATCACTGGTCGCACGCGCAATATCGGATGTAGAAGAAGCTCATGATCTGATCCTCGACCTTTCGCGCCTGCCGCCTGGCGACTGGCCTGTGGCACATCACCGTCTGCCACCGTTGCCGGAATCGGACGAACTCCCCGAGGCGCTCTCGTTCCCAGGCCTCGACCTGTTGGCGCTCCGTCGCAAAGATGACGGAACAAGCAAACCTCAGTCACCCTCACGGCTGGAAACACTTCTGGTCAGCCCGCTGGCATGGCTTCTGGACGAGGTTGGCGCGGGCGACATGTCTTGGTCCGCTGAGGAACTCGATGTGATGGCCAAAGGCAACATTGCCCATGACGTGTTTGAACATGTGTTCCTGAAGGACCAACCCCTGCCAGAACCTGCGGCACTGACCGCTGCAGTTGCCGAGGCCTATGATCGAGCGCTGACCCGCCATGCTGGGTTTCTGCGTAGCGCATCATGGGAAATGGAGCGCAGCGGGCTCGAGCGTGAGATCCTTCAGGCGGCGCTGCGCTGGCGCGAACATCTGCTGGCGCTTGGCGCAAAAATCATCGGCAACGAGATCTGGCTGGCGGGTGAGGCGCATGGCATCAACCTGCACGGTAAGGCTGATGCGATCCTTGAGTTGCCAGACGGTACGCTGCTTGTCGTCGATCACAAGAAAAGCGGCACATCGGCCCGGCGCAGGCGAATGGAGGCCGGGTGGGATCTGCAAGCAGGGCTATACCGAGACATGCTCGCCCGTCCTATCCGGCGCGACGGCGACGGGATGGACCCGCTGATTGGCCGACAGGTCGGTATTGCCTATCACCTTATGAATGATGGTGGGCTCTTAACCTCCGGGCATGTGCCTGCAGAAGGATCTCCCGCCCGCGACATGGGCGACGCCGTCAACGATGCGGCTGTTGCAATGCTTGCTGAACGGCTGGCGCAGCTAGGGGCCGGCCGGGTGGTGCTGAATACCTCAGCCGATGAGGGCTTTTTCAAGAAAGAAGCAGGATTCACGCCCTATGCGCTGACCGATGGCTCGACCCTGGTTACCGCGTTCATCCGCCAGATCGAGGAGGTATGA
- a CDS encoding AAA family ATPase has protein sequence MTHEQHLALDLIVRLANRFGPASRIAKELPGWLEYLTEVECPERPRSRPSSQWWNKIRTIAHDLAPSAGGGEGEIVQRNATRIGEHFGLSPAETSMLTFVAFYKLFDGFEHVVDGALETREVTVPLLLSWFCAVPEPEIRTAMRASGRLTCSGLVQRNSGGRHRRMPFDLSDRLTLALLAEVDSISDLIALMFPRAAAPQAQWQDFEGLSRDADLMRELLSKALAKRQPGVHILLYGPPGTGKTEFAKVLAHEVGAELRAVGETDDDGGEPSRRERLAELTMASRMLGQRSDTVLLFDEMEDLIGGHSFRFSHEMLSKVHFNRILETNPIPVIWTTNSVHACDPAFLRRISYSVMMRPPSGRVRARIWQRLEERHGAGIPDTALPDMAERHDQAPALVSDAMVVARLCDGGQAVVSQVLDAAARLAKGGVDSAPRHYSEVPWHEGLARADVDLARIEGQLVRSGAPRRVSFCLEGPAGTGKSAWARHLARVIGMPVIEKRASDLMSKWVGESEQNIARAFSDARADGAMLIFDEADSLLADRRGAERSWEVSQVNEMLTWMESHPLPFVCTTNFAKKLDPATQRRFTFRIRFDFLSVDQLPLAWAAHFSCSPPKELATLDRLTPGDFANVARRMQALGVADPEEILRALTLEDAAKIGTTRPIGFGR, from the coding sequence ATGACGCACGAACAACACCTCGCCCTTGATCTGATCGTCCGATTGGCCAACCGTTTCGGTCCCGCCAGCCGTATCGCAAAGGAACTGCCCGGCTGGCTGGAGTACCTGACCGAAGTCGAATGTCCCGAACGGCCCCGTAGCCGACCAAGCTCGCAATGGTGGAACAAGATCAGGACCATCGCGCACGACCTTGCGCCGAGCGCCGGGGGCGGTGAGGGCGAGATCGTTCAGCGCAATGCAACCCGTATTGGCGAGCATTTCGGGCTATCCCCTGCCGAAACATCCATGCTGACCTTCGTCGCGTTCTACAAGTTGTTCGATGGCTTCGAGCATGTCGTCGATGGCGCGCTGGAAACCAGAGAAGTCACGGTGCCGCTGCTGTTGTCGTGGTTCTGCGCGGTGCCCGAGCCTGAAATCCGCACAGCCATGCGGGCATCCGGTCGCCTCACTTGCTCGGGATTGGTGCAGCGCAACAGCGGCGGGCGTCACCGCCGGATGCCGTTCGATCTGTCTGATCGCCTGACCCTCGCGCTACTTGCCGAAGTGGATAGCATTTCCGACCTGATCGCCCTGATGTTCCCGCGTGCGGCTGCGCCGCAGGCTCAATGGCAAGACTTCGAAGGTCTAAGCCGAGATGCGGACCTGATGCGTGAACTACTGTCCAAGGCGCTGGCAAAGCGCCAACCAGGCGTGCACATACTGCTCTACGGCCCTCCCGGCACAGGCAAGACCGAGTTCGCCAAGGTGCTCGCGCATGAGGTCGGCGCTGAACTGCGCGCGGTCGGCGAAACGGACGATGACGGAGGCGAGCCGTCGCGCCGGGAGCGTTTGGCCGAGCTCACAATGGCATCTCGCATGCTAGGGCAAAGATCGGATACCGTACTGCTGTTCGACGAGATGGAAGACCTGATTGGTGGGCACAGCTTCCGCTTTAGCCATGAGATGCTGTCGAAGGTTCATTTCAATCGAATTCTCGAAACCAATCCGATCCCGGTGATCTGGACTACGAATTCGGTTCACGCCTGTGATCCTGCTTTTCTACGGAGGATCAGCTACTCGGTGATGATGCGCCCGCCATCGGGCCGGGTGCGAGCGCGTATCTGGCAACGCCTCGAAGAGCGACATGGTGCCGGCATACCGGACACCGCCCTGCCGGATATGGCGGAACGGCATGATCAGGCCCCGGCGCTTGTTTCGGACGCGATGGTGGTGGCAAGGCTTTGCGATGGTGGGCAGGCTGTTGTCTCGCAGGTGCTGGATGCTGCAGCCCGTCTGGCAAAGGGCGGAGTCGACAGCGCGCCGCGGCATTATTCAGAGGTGCCTTGGCACGAAGGTCTGGCCCGCGCCGACGTTGATCTAGCCCGGATCGAAGGGCAGCTAGTTCGGTCAGGTGCACCCCGCCGGGTCAGTTTCTGTCTTGAGGGACCGGCGGGGACCGGCAAAAGCGCATGGGCACGGCATCTGGCCCGGGTCATCGGCATGCCGGTGATCGAAAAGCGCGCCTCGGACCTCATGTCGAAATGGGTTGGCGAAAGCGAGCAGAACATCGCGCGGGCCTTTTCTGACGCACGCGCCGACGGTGCGATGCTCATCTTCGACGAGGCTGACAGTCTGCTGGCTGACCGTCGTGGCGCTGAACGCAGCTGGGAGGTGAGCCAGGTCAATGAGATGCTGACCTGGATGGAAAGCCACCCGTTGCCCTTCGTCTGCACTACCAACTTCGCCAAAAAGCTCGACCCTGCAACGCAGCGCCGGTTTACCTTCCGCATCCGGTTCGATTTTCTCTCAGTCGATCAACTGCCTCTGGCTTGGGCTGCGCATTTCTCATGTTCGCCCCCGAAGGAACTGGCTACGCTTGATCGGCTTACTCCGGGAGATTTCGCGAACGTGGCCCGCAGAATGCAGGCACTGGGTGTTGCGGACCCAGAGGAAATCCTGCGCGCTCTGACCCTTGAGGATGCGGCAAAGATAGGAACAACGCGACCGATTGGCTTTGGCCGTTGA
- a CDS encoding helix-turn-helix transcriptional regulator — MRYARQEDLQRLALIMQGSAEGISLSDIEREFSVSRRTAERMRDAVRNAYPQIEEISGESGRKYWRFPPGSLGRMAEPTLDELTAGHRAAAIARREGDELTAETLERLLVKVQAMFREDRRRLIAADLEAQLLADGVAFRPGPREKISPETLYTIREAILAGVMISADHRARASAKLSRNTRLGPIAMLFGQGRQYLLAWSEYQDDLRLFALSGFERVSLEPEVYERPKGFDLQEWLSESFGVWREEPLDVVWRFLPDVADEAAGYLFHPKQQTRRMEDGSLIVRFRAGGRQEMDWYLARWGDQVEAQFLEISGHSSSDTTESDVCGQ; from the coding sequence ATGCGCTACGCTCGCCAGGAAGATTTGCAACGTCTCGCTCTGATAATGCAGGGGTCAGCCGAGGGGATTTCGCTTTCTGATATAGAGCGAGAATTCAGCGTATCCCGTCGCACGGCAGAACGCATGCGTGATGCCGTACGCAACGCCTACCCTCAAATTGAGGAAATCTCCGGCGAAAGTGGTCGAAAATATTGGCGCTTTCCGCCGGGATCATTGGGCCGAATGGCTGAACCCACGCTGGATGAACTGACCGCCGGCCACCGCGCCGCCGCTATTGCGCGGCGTGAGGGCGATGAGCTGACAGCGGAAACATTGGAGCGCCTTTTGGTGAAGGTGCAGGCAATGTTCCGCGAGGATCGCCGCCGTTTAATTGCTGCTGACCTTGAAGCACAATTATTGGCTGACGGCGTTGCATTCCGACCCGGACCACGAGAAAAAATTTCGCCCGAGACTCTATATACAATTCGCGAAGCAATCCTTGCAGGGGTTATGATCTCTGCTGATCATCGCGCCCGTGCTTCGGCAAAGCTTTCACGCAATACCCGGCTCGGCCCAATTGCCATGTTATTTGGTCAAGGGCGCCAATACCTTTTGGCTTGGAGCGAATATCAGGACGATCTTCGACTGTTTGCGCTTTCTGGTTTTGAACGGGTTTCGTTGGAACCTGAGGTCTATGAGCGCCCCAAAGGGTTCGATCTGCAGGAATGGCTATCAGAGAGCTTTGGTGTGTGGCGGGAAGAACCGCTTGATGTCGTCTGGCGGTTTCTGCCTGACGTTGCCGATGAAGCTGCGGGATATCTGTTTCATCCCAAACAGCAGACCAGGCGGATGGAGGACGGGTCACTGATCGTCCGTTTCCGCGCGGGAGGACGGCAGGAGATGGACTGGTATCTGGCAAGATGGGGAGATCAGGTTGAGGCGCAATTCTTGGAGATTTCGGGTCACTCTTCGTCTGATACGACCGAAAGTGACGTGTGCGGGCAGTAG